The genome window CCTTCACCTTCGCCGCCATCGTGGTGGTGGGGAATGAGAATGGCGTGGTCGGCCATGGCCTGGGCAAGGCCAAGGAAGTGCAGGAGGCCATCGCCAAGGGCATCGACGACGCCAAGAAGAACCTGGTGAAGGTGCCTGTGATGAAAGGCACCATCCCGCACTCGCAAGAGGGCAAGTTCGCCGGGGCGCAGGTTTTCCTGAAGCCTGCAGCGCACGGTACGGGCGTGATCGCTGGCGGCGCCATGCGCGCTGTGCTCGAGAGTGTGGGCATCACCGACGTGCTTGCCAAGAGCAAGGGCAGCAGCAACCCGCACAATGTGGTGAAGGCCACCATCGAGGCGCTCACGAACATGCGCGATGCGATCCAGGTATCGCGCCAGCGCGGAGTGAAATTGGAACGCGTATTCAACGGATAACGACACCTAGCCGAACCAACGGC of Flavobacteriales bacterium contains these proteins:
- the rpsE gene encoding 30S ribosomal protein S5 is translated as MSEPNNKKVKSSDLELKDKLVALNRVTKVTKGGRTFTFAAIVVVGNENGVVGHGLGKAKEVQEAIAKGIDDAKKNLVKVPVMKGTIPHSQEGKFAGAQVFLKPAAHGTGVIAGGAMRAVLESVGITDVLAKSKGSSNPHNVVKATIEALTNMRDAIQVSRQRGVKLERVFNG